CGCGTGTCTTCTTTTCATCTGTTTACCtagagattattttttctgtCTAGGGAATTTAAACTtagaaactgaaaaaaaatttattcctatttaattatcattatgactattcattaatttttatatatacgcaatataatatacataaaattaaaataaaatatatttatttaacaaacattgtaagataaataaaatataattaaataataaataaaattaatactttatttaatattttattcggatatgttataaatttataagtattattaacttttttaaattttatttaaaaaaaattaaaattaaatttgtaaaaaaatattttatattataatttatttaattaaataaaaaaatatttttagaaaatatttttttcataacattaaaatatgaagatactaaaatttccaaatataattaaaataccggaagtaaatattataagttgaaaatacatattatttaaaaataatataaaataataattatttaaaaataataaaaataatcacaattttttttaattactatctaaataatacaataaaatactaaaattttatacataatatttttattattttttattgtaacattttatcaaaatcgaaatttgaataacaGTAAAATTCATTTGCAAGATTATTTTGATGATGAGGCACAAAACAACAAACTTCTACATTTAACAATCTTTTTGCTAATTCACTCATAATAGaacctgaaaaataaaaataattaaaaactttaattaatatataaaaaaaattatcaaaaatacctGTACAaagtacataattttttttagctaaaaattttattgtaagagCTGTTTTTGTTAAACATTCATCAGAAAGAAATGGTGGGTCGGCTATAactaaatcataaaaatttgacatATGCTGAGGTATATCCAAAGGGAACTTATAGTTATATGGAACAAAGTCAActccatatattttaaaacgttcATCATATTCAAAAAGAGTAactgcaaataaatatttggtaatattattaataataacattttaaataatgcataaattattagaatatttgtaTTCTAATACTTTGTCCATACTTTGTCGTTCAtcacaattcttttttaatttgttataaagtgTAGGACATGAAATTAAAGCAATTTTTCCATTAGATTCTGTACTTTGTATAGCACCTTTTACAAGAGTATCTATTGTCTTGTCATCATACCAAAATTGACTTAATtgctaaaattcaaatatgtaaatcattaaatatgtaaatcattaaattaataattttaaaatataaaattaatatataataaataaatagatgagAATAAGTAATTTCTTTTGCAAAACACTTAATATgtcaaatttatgtataaattattaaaaaatattaaaaaatatatttaataaaagttaatttacccaattttcatcgaaagaaatttctaaatctttattttctaaactaCATTTTAActgattttctctttcttgtttttctttaagaaaCTCATTTAAAGCAGCAAGAGTTGTAGGACATAATTGtaaatcatcatcatcatcattatttttatacatttttcatcacattaattttttattaactaaaacattaaatttatattattttaaatatatttattttacaaatttatatttttttaaatatatttattttacataaactttataaataagaaatagaactatcaatttgttatttgaagaatttataatttataaataatattttatatttgttaaataatattttatattttatatttgttaaaaatttaataatttcattgtaattaattatttatttatgtaattgtaaataaatattatattttaaatgaattaatttattaatgtattatatttattatttaattatagaataattcgatatttcatgtttgttcaaatttgtattatcaatgtcaatatcaattcattaaaaaatgaaaaagtttgatcttaatcttaatctttataggttgtaaaagataaaaataaaaagcaataaatatataaagcttagacttttcaaaaaaagtcTGTAATAAtcttagtaataaaatattaaagattttttatcgcattatcgcaataaaatttacacatttatttacttaccaaatttatttacttttgtaCATAAGAACTACCTTTCCGGTTAAAACAAATTGtctaattacatattaaaaaaaagaaaaatatatgatcatGGATGTAAAAGatgatatacaattatttgaatCTATTGGTTTAAGTGAACAAAAAGCTAaggaaactttaaaaaataaacaagtttctaataatttgaaacttgCTATAATAGAGgttagtaaattatataaattatataaatatattttaaattattttttttaatattagtaacataattaaaattttttgtttatatttaaaattaattaaatttaaatttaaatttctttgtttgcattttattatttaattttatcaatctataaatatttaattgtgcCATATGTGTAATATCAATAGGCTAATAAATATGGAATTATTACACcagaaattggaattttgttatatcatcttgcttcaaaaattaagaatcaaATTGcagataaattgttatttcttgCTAAATATATAgctgaaaagaaattagataCAATTCAAAGACTAGATGCcggtttaaattatttgcttaatcatataaaagaaaatattgatatatttgattttgaaaaagaatgtggtataaatattgttgtatCACcagaagaaatagaatatgaagtagaaaaagtaataaatgcacataaaatagaaataacagAGAAaaggtatttatattatattatcgtatttataattattaacattaatatttaatatattatgttttataaatatcatttatttttatagatatcattttaatattggtCCATTGATGCAACAAgtacgtaatattttaaaatgggcAGATggaaaagcaataaaaaatgaatttgatattcAAATGCTTGATTTGTTAGGTCCAAAATGTGAGTCTGATCTGGTaccattaaataaatcaacaaaACAAGCAAAAATGCGAAAAccagtaaaagaaaaaagtaaatcaaataatttcttatatttatgtaaaatttatgtattataatttataaaaaaagtattatgaaaaaaaattatttataaaaaaatatttatattatttagtggaatcaaaaaatatgacaATAACAAATGATAAAGAAGATGCTCAgacaataaatgaattaatgaaaactaaagttaattttcataaaccaggagaaaattataaaactgaaGGATATATTATAACACCAAATACACACAAATTACTTcaagaacatttaaaaataacagatGGTAAAGTAATAACTAGATTTCCACCAGAACCTAATGGAATTTTACATATTGGTCATGCAAaagcaattaatattaattttgggtATGTACTATCTtagtatatgatttttaattttatttaatttatattatatttcaaataatatttcttatttatttatatataatttaatgtataatatataatataatttagatatgcAGCAGCTCATGATGGAATCTGCTACTTACGTTATGATGATACAAAtcctgaaaaagaagaagaaaaattttttattggtaTTCGTGAAATGGTAGAATGGCTTGGTTATAAACCAGCTAAAATTACTCATTCTTCTGACTATTTTCAACAGTTGTATGAATGGGCTGTTAtgcttattaaaaaagatttggcATATGTCTGTCATCAATCTAGTGAAGACATAAAAGGTTTCAATCCACCTCCAAGTCCCTGGCGAAATAGACCAATTTCAGAaagtttacaattatttgaagtaattattattaaatatatatttataattattaaatcaaattattatattttttagtgtaataatataaatatttttaatttttataatttttttaactatatatacaaaaaaaaattttaatattttaattacttttgattttttatataggatATGAAAAGTGGTTTACTTGAGGAAGGTGAAGCTACATTACGAATGAAAGTAACATTAGAAGAAGGTAAACAAGATCCAGTtgcatatagaataaaatatactccACATCATAGAACAGGAAATCAATGGTGTATTTATCCAACTTATGATTTTACTCATTGTTTATGTGAcagtatagaaaatataactcATTCTCTTTGtacaaaagaatttcaatcaaGAAGATCATCATATTATTGGCTTTGTAATgctttagatatttattgtcCTGTGCAATGGGAATATGGTAGATTAAATGTTAGTTATACAGTTGTTTCTAAAAGGAAAATCAGTAAATTGATTGAAGAAGGCATTGTGTCAGATTGGGATGATCCaaggtatattttaattgtaaaaatataatatcatataaatttttatgatattttatattaatatataaaatcatgaatttttaatttattgtatatgtatgttttattttcagattatttacattaacaGCTCTTCGTAGGCGAGGTTTTCCACCTGaagctataaataatttttgtgcaCAAATGGGTGTAACTGGTGCTCAAGTAATTGTTGATCCAGCTGCTTTAGAGGCATCTGTTAgagatgttttaaatataactgcAAGTCGACATATGGTAGTTTTAGatccattaaaaattactattagcAATTTTCCCCACGAAAAATCCATAAAAGTAACAGTTCCTAACTTTCCTAATGATCCAGACAAAGGCAAACATGAGATTGACTTTgatgaaattgtatatattgaaacatCTGATTTCAAAGaagtatgtaatattattttaattcaattatatactaataaatattttttattattttattaaaaatgttatatatttataggaaacagaaaaaaattttagacgTTTAACACCAAACCAATCCGTTGGTTTAAAGCATGTAGGAATAGTGTTAACAATCAAGGAAATTGAAAGAGATAGTACCGGTAATATTGTGAATCTCATAGTCAAACAAGAATCTATTTCTGAAACTAATAAACCTAAAGCTTTTATACATTGGGTATCAAATCCTATATTAGCATCCATTAGATTATATGAACGTTTGTAAGTGTTaacttaatgtaataaaataataataatttattatttatataattttttacttatttgtgataattttcagatttaaacataaaaatcctGAAGATATTAATGAAGTACCAAATGGCTTTTTAAGtgatataaattcaatcactaaaaaagaaattgttggatatattgataaaagtttAGCAAATTCggcaaaaatttttgaaaaataccaGTTCGAACGTATAGGCTTTTTTTCTGTAGATCCTGATACGCTACCGGGAAAGGTAATTGAaactatgaaatttaaattgaaataatgttattattattgattttaatcttttgcaGCTTGTTTTTAACAGAACCGTAACATTAAAAGAAGATgcaggaaaaatataaatagaattattacatttaagcaatatatattttcagtttGATAGatttatcatcaatttttataatattttgttatgatatttgtaaaataataatttaaaaaattattagataattaatggataaataaaaagctATTTAATTCATCATGCAAGATTCATATGTAGGAAtcatatacttaatatttataaaggcATCTTCACCTCCATATATTTCAAGTAGTTCAAGAGTTTCTTGTATTATATCTGCAACATTTTCACCCTTCTGTTGTGCGTAATCAATACCTTCTCCAAGATTtactgaaatataaattttaacttttattatttttatgtaaaattatagaagTATATTAAAACCTTACCATTcctatcttttaataaattaagaactGGTAAGATTTGTCTAAAATATGGTACTAAAGCTTCTCCAACACAATCTGCTGAGCGTACAAGATTTTGAAGAGTTTTCAGTGTTGTACACAAAACTTCTGGTACTTTTGTATTTAAAGCttctacaatatatataaattatatataattataaataaattatataaaataataaaaatttagaaattttaaaattatttaaaaataaaaaatgaaataaaaaaatgggaaAATGAAATACCTACTTTTAATaggaattattaattgtgGTACAACAGGTAAAATTTTAGGTCCGCCATGCTCTAACATATCAGATATTCCTTGTTCAACTATGAACTTAAGCGGTTGTTCAGTTTCTGTTAAGCCATCAAAAAATAAGGGTAAATAGTGATGGAAATCTAAATCTTCAATGTTCACTTTCCAATTAAGTTTTAAACCATACATATCTTTTTCCAATGCAATTGGAAATACACcccattcataaaatttccgAAAAGTTGATGGTTTAGCTGGTTGAGGTTTATATAATGCATAGCGAGGAGGTTTTGCAACTACAGtattttcctatatatatatatatatatatatatatatattataaagaaatattaatttatataaatttaatttttagaatattgaaGTATTATGTTACCTGTAAAGCTTGAATAGTGAAAGCAGGAACAACTCtgggctttttttttttatgttctgATGTatcttttcgaatttctttccaaaatttaGTTTCATTTACCATtccgatacttttttttaataatattcaatcaaaaaaaatatttcaaaattcgaatgaaatattatagaatatataatatataaatgaatataattttatttattaaaaagataccaAAATTTTATACTGATAATTCGTCAGTACCTAATATCACTGAATCGTTCTAGGCAGCAACTGAAAATATGGATTTAACACGTTTCTTAGCAACTATTATAGCTTATTAATcaactattataaataataacacatATACAtctatttaaaagttatttttatcttaaaattaaatttatcttaaattttatcttaaaacatacataaattttaaatgaaatatactaggaaatataaaaatgttaaacttCCATTAATATACATCTCTCTTCATTTTatgtacattaaatattttggtaaagaataaataacaattatttatgattttgttgcagattttataattttcttgaattgtagatcatcaaatatcaaatcccTTTTTTTTGGTTCATCTTTATCagctgtatatttttaataagaaaaataatatattaaaaatatgattatataaagttaaaaattgaataatttttttgaatttgaaaaaataaatttgaaaaggatATTTGTGaagtaatttgaaaattcctgTTCCTACGGGTACTGGAATACCCATTATAATTGATTCAGAAACTCCGCAAATAACATCTTTTTGCCCATAATAAGCTGCATCAAATAAGTGATCAGATGTCTTTTCAAACTGTTAaacaattatctatattagTACTTTTTCATAACAAagcaaatataatgaaaaatatagatatataaagtgTTACCGAAGCTAAATTTAAGACAGACTCCTTCATTTTAGCTAAACCTTGTCTTGTAATACCTAATACTTCTCCCCTACTAGTCATTAAATCTGCTACAAGCATTGGATGTCTTCGATCAATACTCATTCCATGATTTTCCATGACCAATTTAATTTCTGTCATTATAGTTGCTCTTGCAGCCTCAATAcctaaagttttaaaaacctgaaacattatataatgtatatataattcatagataaattataaagataaattttatatttacttcaaTCGTATTGTTTGAAGTTGTTTTTTTGCCAAGAACTCCAAGAGTTGCCATTACATCTCGCATATTGTCTCCTTctacgaataatttatatttttttttaccacatGAATCATCATTATGAATTACAGCTCTAGAAACTGATGGTAAACCcttaaattgtataaacgtaagaatatattaaattttttaaaattaaaaaatacttatttataatatatatatttgttttttattttggatacctttataacaatatttggaATCAATTCTTTAAGTTGTGTAAGAGCataatttaaactatatttatttttgcttgGATTCACAGTAATAATAGAATCTCCTCTAACATTTACCAATTTTGGATTTAGTCTTAATTTTGATGTACAAATTCtacataaatgttataatgattaaatttatttatatgcaagGGAAAtaacacttttttttatattataaatataaatttatatacttacgaATAACGTATAGAATTGACATCTACTTCTAACTTCAATAACTTTATTCTATCAATAtctatcttaattaataagaaacaatCATCTGGAAGATAAACTTCTTCAATA
This DNA window, taken from Apis cerana isolate GH-2021 linkage group LG5, AcerK_1.0, whole genome shotgun sequence, encodes the following:
- the LOC108003316 gene encoding EEF1A lysine methyltransferase 1 isoform X3 translates to MYKNNDDDDDLQLCPTTLAALNEFLKEKQERENQLKCSLENKDLEISFDENWQLSQFWYDDKTIDTLVKGAIQSTESNGKIALISCPTLYNKLKKNCDERQITLFEYDERFKIYGVDFVPYNYKFPLDIPQHMSNFYDLVIADPPFLSDECLTKTALTIKFLAKKNYVLCTVSKFKFPRQKK
- the LOC108003316 gene encoding EEF1A lysine methyltransferase 1 isoform X2; the encoded protein is MYKNNDDDDDLQLCPTTLAALNEFLKEKQERENQLKCSLENKDLEISFDENWQLSQFWYDDKTIDTLVKGAIQSTESNGKIALISCPTLYNKLKKNCDERQITLFEYDERFKIYGVDFVPYNYKFPLDIPQHMSNFYDLVIADPPFLSDECLTKTALTIKFLAKKNYVLCTGSIMSELAKRLLNVEVCCFVPHHQNNLANEFYCYSNFDFDKMLQ
- the LOC108003316 gene encoding EEF1A lysine methyltransferase 1 isoform X1 — protein: MYKNNDDDDDLQLCPTTLAALNEFLKEKQERENQLKCSLENKDLEISFDENWQLSQFWYDDKTIDTLVKGAIQSTESNGKIALISCPTLYNKLKKNCDERQITLFEYDERFKIYGVDFVPYNYKFPLDIPQHMSNFYDLVIADPPFLSDECLTKTALTIKFLAKKNYVLCTGIFDNFFYILIKVFNYFYFSGSIMSELAKRLLNVEVCCFVPHHQNNLANEFYCYSNFDFDKMLQ
- the LOC108003314 gene encoding probable glutamine--tRNA ligase, yielding MIMDVKDDIQLFESIGLSEQKAKETLKNKQVSNNLKLAIIEANKYGIITPEIGILLYHLASKIKNQIADKLLFLAKYIAEKKLDTIQRLDAGLNYLLNHIKENIDIFDFEKECGINIVVSPEEIEYEVEKVINAHKIEITEKRYHFNIGPLMQQVRNILKWADGKAIKNEFDIQMLDLLGPKCESDLVPLNKSTKQAKMRKPVKEKMESKNMTITNDKEDAQTINELMKTKVNFHKPGENYKTEGYIITPNTHKLLQEHLKITDGKVITRFPPEPNGILHIGHAKAININFGYAAAHDGICYLRYDDTNPEKEEEKFFIGIREMVEWLGYKPAKITHSSDYFQQLYEWAVMLIKKDLAYVCHQSSEDIKGFNPPPSPWRNRPISESLQLFEDMKSGLLEEGEATLRMKVTLEEGKQDPVAYRIKYTPHHRTGNQWCIYPTYDFTHCLCDSIENITHSLCTKEFQSRRSSYYWLCNALDIYCPVQWEYGRLNVSYTVVSKRKISKLIEEGIVSDWDDPRLFTLTALRRRGFPPEAINNFCAQMGVTGAQVIVDPAALEASVRDVLNITASRHMVVLDPLKITISNFPHEKSIKVTVPNFPNDPDKGKHEIDFDEIVYIETSDFKEETEKNFRRLTPNQSVGLKHVGIVLTIKEIERDSTGNIVNLIVKQESISETNKPKAFIHWVSNPILASIRLYERLFKHKNPEDINEVPNGFLSDINSITKKEIVGYIDKSLANSAKIFEKYQFERIGFFSVDPDTLPGKLVFNRTVTLKEDAGKI
- the LOC108003315 gene encoding parkin coregulated gene protein homolog, which codes for MVNETKFWKEIRKDTSEHKKKKPRVVPAFTIQALQENTVVAKPPRYALYKPQPAKPSTFRKFYEWGVFPIALEKDMYGLKLNWKVNIEDLDFHHYLPLFFDGLTETEQPLKFIVEQGISDMLEHGGPKILPVVPQLIIPIKKALNTKVPEVLCTTLKTLQNLVRSADCVGEALVPYFRQILPVLNLLKDRNVNLGEGIDYAQQKGENVADIIQETLELLEIYGGEDAFINIKYMIPTYESCMMN